A window of the Heptranchias perlo isolate sHepPer1 chromosome 37, sHepPer1.hap1, whole genome shotgun sequence genome harbors these coding sequences:
- the crb3a gene encoding protein crumbs homolog 3a — translation MEGPLHRLAFSLLCLQAAGKSLAQFHVGNSTTSPNFTTAPGSEVPIAAIVAPCVIGGVLLIIIILAVVFIKLKGKRREEGTYNPSRQEQIGARTQVNHGLKLPPEERLI, via the exons ATGGAGGGTCCGCTGCATCGTCTAGCCTTCTCCCTGCTGTGTCTACAGGCTGCTGGCAAAAGCTTAGCTCAATTTCATGTTG GGAATTCTACGACAAGCCCGAATTTCACAACTGCGCCTGGATCAGAAGTACCA ATTGCTGCCATCGTGGCTCCGTGCGTGATCGGTGGCGTGctgctcatcatcatcatcctcgccGTGGTCTTCATAAAGCTGAAAGGAAAGCGCAGAGAAGAGGGGACGTACAACCCGAGCCGGCAGGAGCAGATTGGGGCCCGGACGCAAGTCAACCACGGCCTGAAGCTGCCGCCGGAGGAACGCCTCATCTAG
- the LOC137304366 gene encoding DENN domain-containing protein 1B-like isoform X1 yields the protein MGSRIKESPERTFDWFFEASCPKSSDDDPVVLRQFPEDYNDQESLQSLPKFCFPFDVERVRDSSMVQLFTFVLTDVDGNQRFGFCRLTGGSKTCICILSFLPWFEVFYKLLNNIADYLSKGQDSEMKELLSALYTHPPPQPDFPLNLEFAQHLGVTTGRFLKDRKREHIQDPSNDRPSLFYFIAPDSTSLPTIPESRNLTEYVVAVDVNNMLHLYASMLHERRIIITCSKLSTLTACVHGSSAMLYPMYWQHIYIPVLPPHLLDYCCAPMPYLIGIHSSLMERVRSRALEDVVILNVDSNTLESPFNDLEKLPTDVVSILKMKLKKQSAATGDGVARAFLRTQAAIFGSYQDALIFNTDEPITFCEAMFLNHRSSTMKNFLQHAVHLQLFKQFIDNRLEKLNEGKGLTDLFEEEVNLGGYSSGCSKSYQLWMQNFKKGGGALIHTMRSKANPAMKNIYKYAKGQAKLGLKGMKNRLKHKDLGEERGVHRGGSLRCEPAGGPAYQRRMQTECLQNRLPITQHFGQSRPRRPARRYTNPDGLPPTGIVRSASGEDGLDTSLDTIDDEIMDCSLLENEDMDLLGEIFDTLSTQTVHDKGLLYGTRSLDFFNLDSMEDIRRIKDINPSEEDLNYKSRRESEPVGPRMWGFDGSAECVKSLSASLEETSGLSSVSNSQPDLGDSESLSSNSPDENIASPEAESLKHDTPSDCNSEDPGPMDESSSSSPSGKANEKCSGIHWDKGSSPAQPSGIVAENGDSQLQASEARNEILNDGSVSLGAPLQIDGLNLKPSTEEYKNLKGQEVEVDHVTSPVKYTESSPHKPNNTEQSPPPTTPKTSAAGLRDRLTAQAFEGNGGIDMKEESSSGQEMGPTEQASRTEASCPERAKSPDSAPAPTPGATPSLQSALSYFQARAGEQKADTIKGNVRASPPSPGRALGKYGSVYGKTELKDQGKASKALSEPITHTPTPTNGSPTGETVSQESEVHQSESAAPTSDKDPDITPPRKVSELKKRFES from the exons ACCCTGTAGTGCTGAGGCAGTTTCCTGAAGATTACAATGACCAG GAATCTCTACAGAGCCTGCCTAAATTCTGCTTCCCTTTTGATGTGGAAAG AGTGCGGGATAGTTCTATGGTCCAGCTGTTCACTTTCGTGCTGACGGATGTAGACGGGAATCAACGGTTTGGGTTTTGCCGTCTGACTGGTGGATCGAAGACCTGCATCTGCATCCTCAG TTTCCTGCCCTGGTTTGAAGTTTTCTACAAGCTCCTAAACAATATAGCTGACTATTTATCAAAAGGACAG GACAGTGAAATGAAAGAGCTCCTGAGTGCTTTGTACACTCACCCACCTCCCCAGCCAGACTTTCCACTCAATCTTGAATTT GCCCAGCATCTGGGAGTTACAACTGGACGGTTTCTGAAAGATCGGAAGAGGGAGCACATTCAGGATCCTAGTAATGATAGGCCGTCG cttttttattttattgCCCCTGACAGCACCAGCTTGCCTACAATACCAGAGAGT AGGAACCTAACAGAGTATGTGGTTGCTGTTGATGTGAACAACATGTTGCATCTGTACGCCAGTATGCTGCATGAGAGACGCATTATCATCACCTGCAGCAAGCTCAGCACG TTGACTGCTTGTGTACACGGCTCATCTGCGATGCTCTATCCCATGTACTGGCAGCACATCTACATCCCCGTGCTCCCTCCACATCTCCTTGACTACTGCTG TGCTCCAATGCCTTACCTCATAGGGATCCACTCCAGCCTAATGGAG AGGGTGAGGAGCAGAGCTCTGGAGGATGTGGTTATATTAAACGTTGACTCAAACACACTGGAGTCGCCCTTCAATGACCTGGAAAAGTTGCCAACAGATGTG GTGTCCATTCTGAAGATGAAGTTGAAGAAACAGTCAGCAGCGACCGGTGACGGGGTGGCACGTGCCTTTCTCAGGACGCAGGCAGCAATCTTTGGAAGCTACCAGGACGCCCTTATATTTAACACT GACGAACCCATCACATTTTGTGAGGCAATGTTTTTGAACCACAGATCGAGTACGATGAAGAATTTCCTGCAACATGCGGTGCACCTTCAGCTGTTCAAACAG TTTATAGACAATCGTCTGGAAAAGCTTAACGAGGGGAAAGGATTGACGGATCTATTCGAGGAGGAAGTTAATCTGGGCGGCTATTCTTCAG gctGCTCCAAGTCCTACCAGCTGTGGATGCAAAACTTTAAG AAGGGTGGTGGAGCCCTGATTCACACAATGAGATCCAAAGCCAATCCAGCCATGAAGAACATATATAAATAC GCCAAAGGTCAAGCTAAGCTGGGCCTGAAGGGGATGAAAAATCGGCTGAAGCACAAG GACCTGGGTGAGGAGCGAGGGGTTCACCGCGGTGGCTCACTGCGGTGTGAACCAGCCGGGGGGCCCGCGTATCAGAGACGCATGCAGACAGAGTGTTTACAGAACCGCCTGCCAATCACCCAGCACTTTGGTCAG TCTCGCCCTCGCCGACCAGCCCGTCGTTACACGAACCCTGATGGATTGCCCCCCACTGGGATAGTCAG ATCAGCCAGTGGGGAGGACGGCCTGGACACCTCACTGGACACCATTGATGATGAGATAATGGACTGCAGCCTCCTGGAGAACGAGGACATGGACCTGCTGGGGGAGATCTTCGACACGCTCAGCACCCAGACAGTGCACGACAAGGGGCTTCTGTACGGGACCCGCAGCCTGGACTTCTTCAACTTAGACTCCATGGAGGACATCCGCAGG ATCAAAGACATCAACCCCAGCGAGGAGGACTTGAACTACAAGAGCAGAAGAGAGTCTGAGCCAGTGGGGCCCAGGATGTGGGGTTTCGATGGTTCTGCAGAGTGTGTCAAGTCCCTTTCAGCTTCCCTGGAGGAAACATCAGGCCTGTCCTCAGTGTCCAACAGCCAACCAGACCTTGGAGATTCAGAGAGTCTCTCAAGCAACAGTCCTGATGAAAACATAGCGTCTCCTGAGGCGGAATCATTGAAACACGACACTCCGAGCGACTGTAATTCAGAGGACCCTGGACCGATGGACGAATCTTCATCCAGTTCACCATCTGGCAAAGCCAATGAAAAGTGTAGCGGGATTCACTGGGATAAAGGATCTTCCCCGGCCCAGCCCAGTGGAATAGTGGCTGAAAATGGAGATTCTCAACTACAGGCGAGTGAGGCCAGAAATGAAATCCTAAATGACGGGTCAGTCTCCCTCGGTGCACCTTTACAGATCGATGGCCTTAACCTGAAACCTTCTACAGAAGAATACAAGAACCTCAAAGGACAAGAAGTGGAGGTGGATCATGTCACAAGTCCAGTAAAGTACACTGAGAGTAGCCCTCACAAGCCCAACAACACTGAACAATCTCCTCCACCAACAACTCCTAAAACATCAGCTGCAGGGCTAAGAGATAGGCTGACAGCCCAGGCTTTTGAAGGCAATGGAGGAATAgatatgaaggaggaaagctccagtGGTCAGGAAATGGGGCCTACAGAGCAGGCTTCGCGTACAGAGGCCAGCTGTCCCGAAAGAGCAAAAAGCCCAGACTCTGCACCTGCTCCTACACCTGGCGCAACTCCCAGCCTGCAGTCAGCGCTGAGCTACTTTCAGGCCCGAGCTGGGGAGCAGAAGGCTGACACCATAAAAGGCAATGTCCGCGCATCGCCCCCCTCGCCAGGTAGGGCCCTGGGTAAATATGGCAGTGTCTATGGCAAAACCGAGTTGAAAGATCAGGGCAAAGCGAGCAAGGCCCTCTCTGAACCCatcacccacacccccacccccactaatGGGAGCCCAACAGGCGAAACGGTGTCTCAGGAGAGTGAGGTGCACCAGTCAGAGTCAGCGGCACCCACTTCTGACAAAGATCCGGACATTACACCCCCAAGAAAAGTTTCAGAGCTTAAAAAGAGATTTGAATCCTAG
- the LOC137304366 gene encoding DENN domain-containing protein 1B-like isoform X2: MGSRIKESPERTFDWFFEASCPKSSDDDPVVLRQFPEDYNDQESLQSLPKFCFPFDVERVRDSSMVQLFTFVLTDVDGNQRFGFCRLTGGSKTCICILSFLPWFEVFYKLLNNIADYLSKGQDSEMKELLSALYTHPPPQPDFPLNLEFLFYFIAPDSTSLPTIPESRNLTEYVVAVDVNNMLHLYASMLHERRIIITCSKLSTLTACVHGSSAMLYPMYWQHIYIPVLPPHLLDYCCAPMPYLIGIHSSLMERVRSRALEDVVILNVDSNTLESPFNDLEKLPTDVVSILKMKLKKQSAATGDGVARAFLRTQAAIFGSYQDALIFNTDEPITFCEAMFLNHRSSTMKNFLQHAVHLQLFKQFIDNRLEKLNEGKGLTDLFEEEVNLGGYSSGCSKSYQLWMQNFKKGGGALIHTMRSKANPAMKNIYKYAKGQAKLGLKGMKNRLKHKDLGEERGVHRGGSLRCEPAGGPAYQRRMQTECLQNRLPITQHFGQSRPRRPARRYTNPDGLPPTGIVRSASGEDGLDTSLDTIDDEIMDCSLLENEDMDLLGEIFDTLSTQTVHDKGLLYGTRSLDFFNLDSMEDIRRIKDINPSEEDLNYKSRRESEPVGPRMWGFDGSAECVKSLSASLEETSGLSSVSNSQPDLGDSESLSSNSPDENIASPEAESLKHDTPSDCNSEDPGPMDESSSSSPSGKANEKCSGIHWDKGSSPAQPSGIVAENGDSQLQASEARNEILNDGSVSLGAPLQIDGLNLKPSTEEYKNLKGQEVEVDHVTSPVKYTESSPHKPNNTEQSPPPTTPKTSAAGLRDRLTAQAFEGNGGIDMKEESSSGQEMGPTEQASRTEASCPERAKSPDSAPAPTPGATPSLQSALSYFQARAGEQKADTIKGNVRASPPSPGRALGKYGSVYGKTELKDQGKASKALSEPITHTPTPTNGSPTGETVSQESEVHQSESAAPTSDKDPDITPPRKVSELKKRFES; the protein is encoded by the exons ACCCTGTAGTGCTGAGGCAGTTTCCTGAAGATTACAATGACCAG GAATCTCTACAGAGCCTGCCTAAATTCTGCTTCCCTTTTGATGTGGAAAG AGTGCGGGATAGTTCTATGGTCCAGCTGTTCACTTTCGTGCTGACGGATGTAGACGGGAATCAACGGTTTGGGTTTTGCCGTCTGACTGGTGGATCGAAGACCTGCATCTGCATCCTCAG TTTCCTGCCCTGGTTTGAAGTTTTCTACAAGCTCCTAAACAATATAGCTGACTATTTATCAAAAGGACAG GACAGTGAAATGAAAGAGCTCCTGAGTGCTTTGTACACTCACCCACCTCCCCAGCCAGACTTTCCACTCAATCTTGAATTT cttttttattttattgCCCCTGACAGCACCAGCTTGCCTACAATACCAGAGAGT AGGAACCTAACAGAGTATGTGGTTGCTGTTGATGTGAACAACATGTTGCATCTGTACGCCAGTATGCTGCATGAGAGACGCATTATCATCACCTGCAGCAAGCTCAGCACG TTGACTGCTTGTGTACACGGCTCATCTGCGATGCTCTATCCCATGTACTGGCAGCACATCTACATCCCCGTGCTCCCTCCACATCTCCTTGACTACTGCTG TGCTCCAATGCCTTACCTCATAGGGATCCACTCCAGCCTAATGGAG AGGGTGAGGAGCAGAGCTCTGGAGGATGTGGTTATATTAAACGTTGACTCAAACACACTGGAGTCGCCCTTCAATGACCTGGAAAAGTTGCCAACAGATGTG GTGTCCATTCTGAAGATGAAGTTGAAGAAACAGTCAGCAGCGACCGGTGACGGGGTGGCACGTGCCTTTCTCAGGACGCAGGCAGCAATCTTTGGAAGCTACCAGGACGCCCTTATATTTAACACT GACGAACCCATCACATTTTGTGAGGCAATGTTTTTGAACCACAGATCGAGTACGATGAAGAATTTCCTGCAACATGCGGTGCACCTTCAGCTGTTCAAACAG TTTATAGACAATCGTCTGGAAAAGCTTAACGAGGGGAAAGGATTGACGGATCTATTCGAGGAGGAAGTTAATCTGGGCGGCTATTCTTCAG gctGCTCCAAGTCCTACCAGCTGTGGATGCAAAACTTTAAG AAGGGTGGTGGAGCCCTGATTCACACAATGAGATCCAAAGCCAATCCAGCCATGAAGAACATATATAAATAC GCCAAAGGTCAAGCTAAGCTGGGCCTGAAGGGGATGAAAAATCGGCTGAAGCACAAG GACCTGGGTGAGGAGCGAGGGGTTCACCGCGGTGGCTCACTGCGGTGTGAACCAGCCGGGGGGCCCGCGTATCAGAGACGCATGCAGACAGAGTGTTTACAGAACCGCCTGCCAATCACCCAGCACTTTGGTCAG TCTCGCCCTCGCCGACCAGCCCGTCGTTACACGAACCCTGATGGATTGCCCCCCACTGGGATAGTCAG ATCAGCCAGTGGGGAGGACGGCCTGGACACCTCACTGGACACCATTGATGATGAGATAATGGACTGCAGCCTCCTGGAGAACGAGGACATGGACCTGCTGGGGGAGATCTTCGACACGCTCAGCACCCAGACAGTGCACGACAAGGGGCTTCTGTACGGGACCCGCAGCCTGGACTTCTTCAACTTAGACTCCATGGAGGACATCCGCAGG ATCAAAGACATCAACCCCAGCGAGGAGGACTTGAACTACAAGAGCAGAAGAGAGTCTGAGCCAGTGGGGCCCAGGATGTGGGGTTTCGATGGTTCTGCAGAGTGTGTCAAGTCCCTTTCAGCTTCCCTGGAGGAAACATCAGGCCTGTCCTCAGTGTCCAACAGCCAACCAGACCTTGGAGATTCAGAGAGTCTCTCAAGCAACAGTCCTGATGAAAACATAGCGTCTCCTGAGGCGGAATCATTGAAACACGACACTCCGAGCGACTGTAATTCAGAGGACCCTGGACCGATGGACGAATCTTCATCCAGTTCACCATCTGGCAAAGCCAATGAAAAGTGTAGCGGGATTCACTGGGATAAAGGATCTTCCCCGGCCCAGCCCAGTGGAATAGTGGCTGAAAATGGAGATTCTCAACTACAGGCGAGTGAGGCCAGAAATGAAATCCTAAATGACGGGTCAGTCTCCCTCGGTGCACCTTTACAGATCGATGGCCTTAACCTGAAACCTTCTACAGAAGAATACAAGAACCTCAAAGGACAAGAAGTGGAGGTGGATCATGTCACAAGTCCAGTAAAGTACACTGAGAGTAGCCCTCACAAGCCCAACAACACTGAACAATCTCCTCCACCAACAACTCCTAAAACATCAGCTGCAGGGCTAAGAGATAGGCTGACAGCCCAGGCTTTTGAAGGCAATGGAGGAATAgatatgaaggaggaaagctccagtGGTCAGGAAATGGGGCCTACAGAGCAGGCTTCGCGTACAGAGGCCAGCTGTCCCGAAAGAGCAAAAAGCCCAGACTCTGCACCTGCTCCTACACCTGGCGCAACTCCCAGCCTGCAGTCAGCGCTGAGCTACTTTCAGGCCCGAGCTGGGGAGCAGAAGGCTGACACCATAAAAGGCAATGTCCGCGCATCGCCCCCCTCGCCAGGTAGGGCCCTGGGTAAATATGGCAGTGTCTATGGCAAAACCGAGTTGAAAGATCAGGGCAAAGCGAGCAAGGCCCTCTCTGAACCCatcacccacacccccacccccactaatGGGAGCCCAACAGGCGAAACGGTGTCTCAGGAGAGTGAGGTGCACCAGTCAGAGTCAGCGGCACCCACTTCTGACAAAGATCCGGACATTACACCCCCAAGAAAAGTTTCAGAGCTTAAAAAGAGATTTGAATCCTAG